The following are encoded in a window of Platichthys flesus chromosome 19, fPlaFle2.1, whole genome shotgun sequence genomic DNA:
- the LOC133975455 gene encoding alpha-(1,3)-fucosyltransferase 7, with the protein MELREVVTLKMKKCILLSFLCVLLLCLYNGWLRGLIGLTAINPTATSNRGCNSSRNVTILLWYWPFGVSYNLEGDVCWDLYRIPRCSLVDKRSLFSSADVVVFHNRELIQGRQELPLALPRPQCQRWAWMSLEAPVHNGNLRPFADIFNMTITYRRDSDVAAPYGELLPKETGGHLVANDLRNKSSLVCWAVSNYRMDHKRSQVYRELNAAVSVKVYGKWTKKRLSSANLLLTISRCYFYLAFENSLSKDYITEKLWKNAYQGGAVPIVLGPPLSDYQAVAPPNSFIHVDEFASVKELGKYLQELAKDKKRYNEYFTWQREWKVKLYTDWRERLCKICLQYNSLPQHKVYSDLSAWAHSDKI; encoded by the exons ATGGAACTGAG GGAGGTGGTTACACtgaaaatgaagaaatgcatcctcctctccttcctctgtgttttactGCTGTGTCTTTACAACGGCTGGCTCAGAGGACTCATCGGTCTGACTGCCATAAATCCAACCGCCACCTCTAACCGCGGctgcaacagcagcagaaatgtAACCATCTTGCTGTGGTACTGGCCCTTCGGCGTGTCCTATAATCTGGAAGGTGACGTGTGCTGGGACCTCTACCGCATCCCTCGCTGCAGCCTGGTGGACAAGCGCTCCTTGTTCTCTTCGGCTGATGTGGTGGTCTTCCACAACAGAGAGCTGATCCAGGGACGCCAGGAACTGCCGTTAGCTCTTCCACGGCCACAGTGCCAGAGGTGGGCCTGGATGTCCCTGGAGGCCCCTGTTCACAACGGAAACCTGCGGCCCTTTGCAGATATTTTCAACATGACGATAACCTACAGGAGGGATTCTGATGTCGCTGCACCGTATGGCGAGCTGCTACCAAAGGAGACCGGAGGACATCTGGTGGCAAACGACCTTCGGAATAAGAGCTCTCTGGTCTGTTGGGCGGTCAGCAACTACCGGATGGACCATAAGAGAAGCCAAGTGTACAGAGAGCTCAACGCCGCCGTTTCTGTGAAGGTGTATGGGAAATGGACCAAGAAAAGACTCTCATCCGCTAACCTCTTACTGACAATCTCTCGCTGCTACTTCTATTTGGCCTTTGAAAACTCATTGTCGAAGGATTATATCACGGAAAAGCTGTGGAAGAATGCTTATCAGGGTGGGGCAGTGCCCATTGTCCTTGGACCTCCGCTGAGCGATTACCAAGCTGTGGCCCCACCTAATTCCTTCATCCATGTTGATGAGTTTGCGTCGGTAAAAGAGTTAGGAAAGTATCTACAAGAGTTGGCAAAGGACAAGAAACGCTACAATGAATACTTCACCTGGCAACGAGAGTGGAAGGTGAAACTGTACACAgactggagagagagactctgtAAGATCTGTTTACAGTACAACAGTTTACCTCAGCACAAAGTGTACTCTGATTTAAGTGCCTGGGCCCATTCTGATAAGATCTGA